The candidate division KSB1 bacterium sequence TGTGGGCGCAGGAGGGGTTCCGTCCCCTCTTCAACGGCAGGGACCTCTCCGGATGGGTGAACGTAAACGGGGCGCCGGAGACCTGGACGGTGCGAGAAGGAATGATCGTCTGCTCGGGCGTGCCCAAGAGTGTGTTGCGCACGGACCGGATGTACCAGAACTTCATCCTGGAACTGGAATGGCGGCATGTTCAGCAGGGAGGAAACGCAGGCCTGTTTCTGTTTGCGGACGGCCTCCCGGCTGTGGGTGGCCCCTATCCGCGCTGCATCGAGGTGCAGATTCGTGACGGCAATCCCGGCGACATCTTCCCTCTTCGGGGAGCAGGAATGTGCCCCTGGTCGCTCCCTCCGGAGGGGAGGGTGCGCTCAGTGCCCAGCGAGAACTTGGTGCGACCGGCGGGACAATGGAACCATTATCGGGTGGAGGCCCGAGACGGCGTGGTCACTTTGGCTGTCAACGGCAAAGTGGTGAACCGAGCCTACCACGTGATTCCGCGCAAAGGATACATCTGCCTCGAGGCAGAGGGTAGCGAGGTGCATTTCCGCAACCTCCGGATTCGGGAGCTACCGGGGGCCGATCCCCCGCCCGAGGTGGTGGCCCGCGACGGCGAGGGCTTTGTATCCCTCTACAATGGTGTGGACCTGAGAGGGTGGCGTGTGGCTCCAGGAAGTGAGGGGCACTGGCGTCCCAAGGACTGGATTCTCGCCTACGACGGCAAGAGCGAGGCGCAGGGCGACGGACGCCACCTCTGGACAGAAGAGGAATTCGGCGATTTCCTCCTGATGGTGGACTGGAGGCTGCCTGGCGAAGTCAGAATGGACTCGGTGCCCGTCATCCTTCCGGATGGGAGTACGCTGAGGGACGCGGCGGGAGGTGAGGTGCGGGTGCCCATAGCCGATGCCGGCGATTCCGGGATCTACCTGCGCGGATCCTCGAAGGCACAGGTGAACATCTGGAACTGGCCGGTGGGCTCGGGTGAGATCTGGGGCTATCGGACGGACCCGGAGATGCCCGCCTGCGTACGGCAGGGGGCCACTCCGATTCAGGCGGCGGACAACGCCATCGGAGAGTGGAATCGTTTCGTGATCACCGTGCGCGGTTCGCGTGTGTGGGTGGAGCTGAACGGCAAGCCTGTGATCTGCGGTGTTGAGCTCCCCGGGCTGCCGGCGCGCGGCCGCATCGGCCTCCAGCACCACGGCGACCC is a genomic window containing:
- a CDS encoding DUF1080 domain-containing protein translates to MRRTKEYATLLWTVLAATHLWAQEGFRPLFNGRDLSGWVNVNGAPETWTVREGMIVCSGVPKSVLRTDRMYQNFILELEWRHVQQGGNAGLFLFADGLPAVGGPYPRCIEVQIRDGNPGDIFPLRGAGMCPWSLPPEGRVRSVPSENLVRPAGQWNHYRVEARDGVVTLAVNGKVVNRAYHVIPRKGYICLEAEGSEVHFRNLRIRELPGADPPPEVVARDGEGFVSLYNGVDLRGWRVAPGSEGHWRPKDWILAYDGKSEAQGDGRHLWTEEEFGDFLLMVDWRLPGEVRMDSVPVILPDGSTLRDAAGGEVRVPIADAGDSGIYLRGSSKAQVNIWNWPVGSGEIWGYRTDPEMPACVRQGATPIQAADNAIGEWNRFVITVRGSRVWVELNGKPVICGVELPGLPARGRIGLQHHGDPIEFANLFIKRLDGVK